Below is a genomic region from Desulfobacter sp..
TCCACCCCCAGGCGTTTGATACCAACGGCGTCACAGGCAATCTTGATCTGGTCGGCCGTGATTTCAGCACTCTGCCCCAGGCGGACCGGCAAAGGCTGCCAGGAAACATTCATATAGACCAGGGTCCCACCTTTTTTAATGGCAAGGCATAATCCCCGCATGGCCTCATGGACCTCCATGCCCAGAACAAGATCGGCCGAGTGCTTCATGGTCATGGGAGAATGAACCCGCACCCCGCACCGGATTCTGGAAACCACCACCCCGCCGCGCTGGGCAAGGCCGTGGGTATCCACGGCAATGACTGGAATGCCGGCATGGTCAATGCCCCTGAGCAACGCCTGGCTGAGCAGCCCTATGCCCTGGCCGCCCACACCTGTGATATGAATATTAAATTGATTCATTTGTTCCTCCTGTGAAATCCAATGGCCTGCTCAGGACATGAGGTGCGGCAGGACCCGTCCCCGATGCAAAGATCCGGGTTGATATCGATCTTGCCTTCTGGCTTGCGGACAAAGGCTGGACAGCCAAACCCTTCAACGCATTCGTGGGTATGGCTACAAAGGGTCTGGTCAATCTCTATGCAATGTTGGACAAAGCCTGGTTTTTTTCTCTGGATCCGGTTGAACTTGAGCATGCAAGGATGCCTGGCAATGACCACGCTCAACCCTTTCACGGCCATGGCCTGCTTGACCATGTCCCCAAGCCTGTCCTGGTTGTATGTATCGCAGGAAAAAATGGATTCTATGCCCAGCCCCTTGAGCAGGGATTCAACAGCAACTTTTCCTCCGGCATGATCCTGATGACCGGTCATGGCCGTGGTCCCGTTTTCCATAAGAATGAGGGTAATATCGTGATCGTTAAATATGGCATTGATCAACCCGGGCAGACCGGCATGAAAAAAAGTGGAATCCCCGAGAAAGGCCACCACCCGTTTTTCAGCGTTGTTCAGGGCAAGGCCCGATGCCATGCCGCAGGATGCCCCCATGCACATTAAAATTTCACCCACCTCGTAGGGGGGCATGTATCCCAGGGTGTGGCAGCCGATGTCGGCCACGGTCACATCTTGTTTTTCCAACACTTTTTTGATGGCAAAAAAGGCACTGCGATGGCCGCATCCCGGACACATCTGGGCGGGCCTCGGCGGCACATCTGTCAGGAGAACCGGATTTGCCTCCCGTTCAGGCAAAAACCCGGGCCATTCAGATCTGATCTTGTCCCAGACCTTGTCCGGGACATATTCCCCCACAAAATCTTCGGGAGAGGTTTTGCCGACAAT
It encodes:
- a CDS encoding 2-oxoacid:acceptor oxidoreductase family protein, producing MNQFNIHITGVGGQGIGLLSQALLRGIDHAGIPVIAVDTHGLAQRGGVVVSRIRCGVRVHSPMTMKHSADLVLGMEVHEAMRGLCLAIKKGGTLVYMNVSWQPLPVRLGQSAEITADQIKIACDAVGIKRLGVDFSGMGDPRMQNMALLGTVARYTLVADVDESHYVQALKDLLPDHLLDSNLALFKTFARGEE